One part of the Tachysurus fulvidraco isolate hzauxx_2018 chromosome 23, HZAU_PFXX_2.0, whole genome shotgun sequence genome encodes these proteins:
- the LOC113655466 gene encoding protein phosphatase methylesterase 1-like: MWEENFDTENHGVGRKRDYSPVSWSEYFEMMDDVVVGSAESKDVFRVYKSGQDGPLLVLLHGGGHSALSWAVFTAAMTSRVTCRVLAMDLRGHGATQVRHADDLSTQTMSRDVANVVRATYGEVPPPIILVGHSMGGAIAVHAASGSLLPSVVGLVVIDVVEGSAMDVLHSMQNFLKGRPRSFKSIDHAIEWSVKSGQIRNLESAKVSMVGQVRRCEVEDGDSAEQVSPVTESVAEGHEEFYDLNYVTDKAESMASEPSSVYSWRIDLSKAEKYWDGWFRGISNLFLGCNVPKLLLLAGIDRLDRDLTIGQMQGKFMMQVLPPCGHAVHEDTPDKVADALAGFMTRHKFAEARSETKSSSYPFMR; this comes from the exons ATGTGGGAAGAAAACTTTGACACTGAGAa TCACGGAGTGGGCAGGAAGAGAGATTATTCCCCGGTGTCATGGAGCGAATACTTCGAGATGATGGACGACGTAGTGGTGGGATCGGCAGAAAGCAAGGAC gtgttccGTGTGTATAAGAGCGGACAGGACGGTCCACTGCTGGTGCTGCTGCATGGAGGAGGACACTCAGCCCTGTCCTGGGCTGTCTTCACT GCGGCCATGACGAGTCGAGTCACCTGTCGGGTTCTGGCCATGGACCTACGAGGGCACG GGGCTACGCAAGTCAGGCATGCTGATGATCTCTCTACCCAGACCATgtccag AGATGTAGCCAACGTGGTGCGAGCCACATACGGGGAAGTCCCGCCCCCTATCATCCTGGTAGGTCACAGTATGGGCGGAGCCATAGCCGTGCACGCAGCCAGTGGAAGTCTGCTGCCCTCGGTGGTGGGCCTGGTCGTTATCGATGTCGTGGAGG GGAGCGCCATGGATGTGCTTCACAGCATGCAGAACTTCCTGAAAGGACGACCTCGATCCTTCAAATCCATCGATCACGCCATCGAATGGAG CGTTAAAAGTGGACAGATCAGAAACCTGGAATCAGCCAAAGTATCAATGGTGGGCCAAGTGAGGAG GTGTGAGGTGGAGGACGGAGACTCAGCTGAGCAGGTGAGCCCGGTGACGGAGAGCGTTGCTGAGGGTCACGAGGAGTTTTATGACCTGAACTACGTCACTGACAAAGCTGAGAGCATGGCATCAGAG CCCTCCAGCGTGTACAGTTGGAGAATCGACCTGTCTAAAGCAGAAAAGTACTGGGACGGCTGGTTCAGAGGAATCTCCAACCTGTTCCTGGGCTGTAACGTGCCCAAACTGCTGCTGCTCGcag GTATCGATCGATTGGACAGAGACTTAACCATCGGCCAAATGCAAG GTAAATTCATGATGCAGGTGCTGCCCCCTTGTGGTCATGCCGTGCATGAGGACACGCCAGACAAG GTGGCTGACGCTCTTGCTGGCTTCATGACCAGACACAAGTTTGCTGAAGCTCGCAGTGAAACCAAGAG CTCCTCGTACCCCTTCATGCGGTGA
- the rnf150b gene encoding RING finger protein 150 codes for MWPSVTETCRGLALSVWLVSLCCVHAADKEEWYTAFVSVTYVDPVTAQLRTDKSECGHYGEHSPKRDATGWLATAVSARERHACDPNTRFAVPDRAGAWIALVTHGNCTFKDKIRHASGQNASAVVIFNVGASNANDTVTMTHPGTGDVVAIMIPEHKGRELVLLLERNVTVNMHITIGTRNLQKYVSRTSVVFVSISFIVLMIISLAWLVFYYIQRFRYASARDRNQRRLGDVAKKAISQLQVRTIRKGDQETESDFDNCAVCIEGYKANDVVRILPCRHVFHKGCVDPWLVDHRTCPMCKMNILKALGLTSSAECLDELPLDYDLAVGGVALNAMVQSDDVLGGDITGGRDPGVRLLGLPQVLLDSEPITDDTLLTEQSELQPLASSGSEASLAAAAGQYDMATPTDVAKCRPGSGLGHSNRGCME; via the exons ATGTGGCCGTCGGTAACGGAGACGTGCCGCGGCCTCGCGCTGTCGGTGTGGCTCGTGTCCCTGTGCTGTGTGCACGCGGCAGATAAGGAGGAGTGGTACACGGCCTTCGTCAGCGTCACGTACGTGGACCCGGTGACCGCGCAGCTGCGCACGGACAAGAGCGAGTGCGGTCACTACGGTGAACACAGTCCCAAGCGCGACGCTACCGGGTGGCTCGCGACTGCGGTGTCGGCACGTGAGAGACACGCCTGTGACCCAAACACGCGCTTCGCCGTGCCGGACCGAGCCGGTGCCTGGATCGCGCTGGTCACACACGGAAACTGCACGTTTAAGGACAAAATACGGCACGCGTCCGGACAGAACGCTTCCGCTGTGGTCATCTTTAACGTCGGGGCTTCTAACGCCAACGACACCGTTACCATGACGCATCCGg GTACGGGTGATGTGGTAGCGATCATGATCCCTGAGCACAAAGGCCGTGAGCTGGTGTTGTTACTGGAGCGGAACGTGACGGTGAACATGCACATCACCATCGGGACGCGCAACCTGCAGAAGTACGTGAGCCGAACCTCCGTCGTCTTCGTCTCCATCTCCTTCATCGTCCTCATGATTATTTCACTGGCGTGGCTCGTCTTCTACTACATCCAGAGGTTCAGATACGCCAGTGCACGAGACCGCAACCAG AGGCGACTTGGTGATGTGGCTAAAAAGGCCATCAGTCAGCTCCAAGTACGGACCATCAGGAAAGGAGACCag GAGACGGAGTCAGACTTTGAtaactgtgctgtgtgtattgAAGGCTACAAGGCCAACGATGTTGTGCGAATTCTGCCCTGCAG GCATGTCTTTCATAAAGGCTGTGTGGATCCATGGCTGGTGGACCATCGCACATGTCCTATGTGTAAAATGAACATCCTGAAAGCGCTCGGGCTCACG TCGAGTGCAGAGTGCCTAGACGAGCTCCCGCTGGACTACGACCTGGCTGTCGGGGGCGTGGCCCTGAACGCCATGGTGCAGAGTGATGATGTCCTGGGTGGTGACATCACAGGGGGGCGTGACCCCGGGGTCAGGCTGTTGGGTCTCCCTCAGGTCCTCCTGGACTCGGAGCCCATCACGGACGACACCTTGTTGACTGAGCAGA GCGAGCTGCAGCCGTTAGCGAGCAGCGGATCAGAAGCATCGCTGGCCGCAGCGGCAGGGCAGTACGATATGGCCACGCCCACAGACGTGGCGAAATGCCGACCGGGCAGCGGGCTCGGTCACTCCAACCGAGGATGCATGGAGTGA